The following coding sequences are from one Haliotis asinina isolate JCU_RB_2024 chromosome 3, JCU_Hal_asi_v2, whole genome shotgun sequence window:
- the LOC137276993 gene encoding octopamine receptor beta-2R-like, whose translation MKTGVAVYGNTIAQIVFNSFFAIGIIVGNLVIIGSILSYKDLRQNSKYVIVLFLALADLFVGIFPLAMWTHMLVTLEIDVSCLTMMALYGSSYITVANSCFAIIALNLDFIFQRTVSSYQGMCKKLVTCMLVAFFILGPIIVLVPIMIVGQDPSAPTCGLYVKPKFGRALFAMSYWVPSAIAIITTVVSIALHQKGRRQALSQYGQGAVSPPSTNPTAPVDIILVSFLTVALFFPSEVMALIGLPCLDCTWYFILSAVMGYLSYGKSAIVPFLWFLNKDFRSIVKGHPPFNTNNHQTVNQPPPYYSHQQYVENPGAVSAAYPNNSFSAVVTEKDEATKQ comes from the exons ATGAAG ACGGGTGTTGCAGTTTATGGCAACACAATCGCACAGATCGTCTTCAACAGCTTCTTTGCAATAGGGATCATAGTCGGCAATCTGGTAATAATtggcagtattttgtcataCAAGGACCTAAGACAAAATTCCAAGTATGTCATTGTCTTGTTCTTGGCATTGGCAGACCTTTTCGTCGGAATCTTTCCTCTCGCGATGTGGACACACATGCTGGTGACTCTGGAAATCGACGTGTCGTGTCTTACTATGATGGCACTGTATGGGAGCAGTTACATCACTGTTGCCAACAGCTGCTTCGCCATCATCGCCCTGAACTTGGACTTTATATTTCAACGTACAGTTTCATCGTACCAAGGAATGTGCAAGAAATTGGTCACATGCATGCTCGTGGCATTCTTCATTCTTGGACCGATCATCGTTCTGGTGCCAATAATGATCGTTGGGCAGGATCCTAGTGCGCCAACGTGTGGTTTGTATGTCAAACCAAAATTCGGAAGAGCTCTTTTTGCAATGTCCTATTGGGTACCATCTGCAATCGCCATCATCACGACAGTGGTCAGTATTGCTCTGCATCAAAAGGGAAGACGCCAGGCGTTAAGTCAGTATGGTCAAGGTGCAGTATCCCCACCCTCTACCAATCCCACTGCACCCGTGGATATTATCTTGGTTTCCTTCTTGACGGTTGCTCTCTTCTTTCCAAGCGAAGTTATGGCTTTGATAGGTCTCCCTTGTTTAGACTGCACCTGGTATTTCATACTCTCAGCTGTCATGGGCTACCTCAGTTACGGTAAGTCTGCTATCGTTCCTTTCCTCTGGTTCCTGAACAAAGATTTCCGGTCAATAGTGAAGGGCCACCCACCGTTCAACACCAACAATCACCAGACAGTTAACCAGCCTCCTCCCTACTACTCACACCAGCAATATGTGGAAAATCCTGGAGCTGTTTCTGCTGCTTATCCCAACAACTCTTTCAGTGCCGTGGTTACTGAGAAGGATGAGGCAACGAAACAGTAA